One Kallotenue papyrolyticum genomic window carries:
- a CDS encoding glycosyltransferase family A protein yields MIPIFDQAAFPRRAIDSLPAQTPSDWELIDEGAPDATPLLLQPSLADARIRSI; encoded by the coding sequence GTGATACCAATCTTCGATCAGGCCGCCTTTCCGCGGCGAGCCATCGACAGCCTGCCGGCGCAAACCCCGAGCGACTGGGAACTGATCGACGAGGGCGCGCCGGATGCTACACCCCTGCTGCTCCAGCCCTCCCTGGCCGATGCGCGCATCCGCTCCATATGA
- a CDS encoding OsmC family protein, with protein MANIERTANAVWSGSLREGNGQISTSSGVLQNTPYSFHTRFEQQPGTNPEELIAAAHAACFSMALSATLSRQGYTPERIATEATCVLEPQQPSGFKITTIRLRTEASVPGIDDATFQQAFQTAKETCPVSQALSAIRIEGEGRLV; from the coding sequence ATGGCCAACATCGAACGCACCGCCAACGCCGTCTGGAGCGGCTCGCTGCGCGAAGGCAACGGCCAGATCAGCACCAGCAGCGGCGTGCTCCAGAACACGCCCTACAGCTTCCACACGCGCTTCGAGCAGCAGCCGGGCACCAATCCGGAGGAGCTGATCGCCGCGGCGCATGCTGCCTGCTTCAGCATGGCGCTCTCGGCGACGCTGTCGCGCCAGGGCTACACGCCCGAGCGCATCGCCACCGAGGCGACCTGCGTGCTGGAGCCGCAGCAGCCCAGCGGCTTCAAGATCACCACGATCCGCCTGCGCACCGAGGCCAGCGTGCCCGGCATCGATGATGCCACCTTCCAGCAGGCCTTCCAGACCGCCAAAGAGACCTGCCCGGTCTCCCAGGCGCTGAGCGCTATCCGCATTGAGGGCGAAGGCCGGCTGGTCTAA
- a CDS encoding LVIVD repeat-containing protein: protein MQPQSRRWTWSALSALVALFIGLLGLPARATAEAITIVDGDLPLISDNITLLGTLPIAGAIGANFRDHYMYVTGVEGLSTFDIADPARPRLTSFTPLPHFENEDVSIGGNLLLIANDRSESAAVLYIFDISNPASPRLRTIFPIGTSTIVTSGLPSHTVTCIKACQFAYLAGTSRGIGILDLRNPDAPVIAGEFKPPITGIATHDVQVDAGGLAWIVGGLGTAAYDVTNPLAPVLVAQTDASATSGPLNDFIHHNSWRPAKTNPKGKPIPGAVVLITEEDYARPTCQDAGSFQTWRIQGELSPVTPAVLTNLDAWTTELNELTALQGKAPATILCSAHYFDEDRGLVAQGWYEQGTRILDVRDPANIKQVGYFVMPVTETWAAYWSPTAPAGDIIYTVDLARGIDILRIERPAADAPGKKAPVRKRWLADESATTVPAAEFSVAHSTFGWACRIPRVAP from the coding sequence ATGCAGCCGCAATCCCGCAGGTGGACCTGGTCGGCGCTGTCCGCGCTGGTAGCGCTGTTCATCGGCCTGCTGGGCCTGCCGGCACGCGCGACGGCAGAAGCGATCACCATCGTCGATGGCGACCTGCCGCTGATCTCGGACAACATCACGCTGCTGGGCACGCTGCCGATCGCGGGCGCGATCGGCGCCAACTTCCGCGACCACTACATGTACGTCACCGGTGTCGAGGGTCTGTCGACCTTCGACATTGCCGATCCGGCGCGGCCGCGGCTCACCAGCTTTACACCCCTGCCGCACTTCGAAAACGAGGACGTGTCGATCGGCGGCAACCTGCTGCTGATCGCCAACGACCGATCCGAGAGCGCGGCGGTGCTGTACATCTTCGATATCTCCAATCCGGCCAGCCCGCGTCTGCGCACGATCTTTCCGATCGGCACTTCTACGATCGTCACCAGCGGGCTGCCAAGCCACACCGTCACCTGCATCAAAGCGTGCCAGTTCGCCTACCTGGCCGGTACCAGCCGCGGTATCGGCATTCTCGATCTGCGCAACCCGGATGCGCCGGTGATCGCCGGCGAGTTCAAGCCGCCGATCACCGGCATCGCTACGCACGACGTGCAGGTGGATGCCGGCGGCCTGGCCTGGATCGTTGGCGGACTGGGCACGGCGGCCTACGATGTGACCAATCCGCTGGCGCCGGTGCTGGTGGCTCAGACTGACGCTTCGGCAACCAGCGGCCCGCTCAACGACTTTATTCATCACAACTCCTGGCGACCGGCCAAGACCAATCCCAAGGGCAAGCCGATCCCCGGTGCTGTGGTGCTGATCACCGAAGAGGATTATGCGCGGCCCACCTGTCAGGACGCCGGCTCGTTCCAGACCTGGCGCATCCAGGGCGAGCTCTCGCCCGTGACGCCGGCGGTGTTGACCAACCTTGACGCATGGACCACTGAGCTGAACGAGCTGACCGCGCTGCAGGGCAAAGCGCCGGCGACGATCCTGTGCTCGGCACACTATTTTGACGAAGATCGCGGGCTGGTGGCGCAGGGTTGGTACGAGCAGGGCACGCGCATTCTGGACGTGCGCGATCCCGCCAACATCAAGCAGGTGGGCTACTTCGTAATGCCGGTGACCGAAACCTGGGCGGCCTACTGGTCGCCGACCGCGCCGGCGGGGGACATCATCTACACCGTTGATCTGGCGCGCGGGATCGACATTCTGCGCATCGAACGACCGGCGGCGGATGCGCCCGGCAAAAAGGCGCCCGTGCGCAAGCGCTGGCTTGCCGATGAGTCGGCGACGACGGTGCCGGCAGCCGAGTTTTCGGTTGCGCACTCCACCTTCGGGTGGGCCTGCCGCATCCCGCGCGTCGCGCCGTAG
- a CDS encoding S8 family serine peptidase produces the protein MGTMARWIGTVLALVLALAVGLPVGRAQAAGVEIDPLLTQQLARVAPDASLQAILTFDHKPTVTDVAAARGLGLLVHEFSVLPMLAVQGTPAQVRAALSLPGLVSAYYNKQLRYLLHESVPLIGADRVWRELGYTGKGVGVAVIDSGIDATHPDLTFGTVTVQNVKIVGPNFFSGDTVIVENLPNSDTTSGHGTHVAGTIAGRGTASGGYYTGVAPGAHLIGIGAGDALFILFALQSFDYVLANAAKYNIKVISNSWGSSGAFSPGDPINVASKLAHDQGITVVFAAGNEGPAQNTLNPYAVAPWVIGVAAGNKDGKTLADFSSRGIPGDALYHPTITAPGVNIVSTRGLNTVLPVLGVTDDASINPAWIPYYTTMSGTSMATPHVSGVLALMLEANSRLGPDILKDLLVKTATPMPGYQEFEVGAGYVNAYQAVAEAKITSPKYGQVKGKDGKTYKTISQTITWNGVVGPSVADVYQSDWKDVQVSDRAIKMTVKIAWSNPVVDLDLYVYDPAGAQEGSSAQGLTAEEQTTVTTLDGSYLPAGTHRVEARGYLTLAEAYTGSATIEYVVGRGK, from the coding sequence ATGGGCACGATGGCTCGCTGGATCGGAACGGTGCTGGCGCTGGTGCTGGCGCTGGCGGTGGGACTACCGGTTGGTCGCGCGCAGGCGGCCGGTGTCGAGATCGATCCGCTCTTAACGCAGCAGCTCGCCAGGGTCGCGCCGGACGCCAGCCTGCAGGCGATTCTGACCTTTGATCATAAACCCACGGTCACCGATGTGGCGGCAGCGCGCGGGCTGGGACTGCTGGTGCACGAGTTCAGCGTGCTGCCGATGCTGGCGGTGCAGGGCACGCCCGCGCAGGTGCGCGCCGCGCTGTCGCTGCCGGGTCTGGTCTCGGCCTACTACAACAAGCAGCTCCGCTACCTGCTGCACGAGAGCGTGCCGCTGATCGGCGCGGATCGCGTCTGGCGCGAGCTGGGCTACACCGGCAAGGGCGTGGGTGTCGCAGTGATCGACAGCGGCATCGACGCGACCCATCCCGACCTGACGTTTGGCACGGTGACGGTGCAGAACGTCAAAATTGTCGGGCCGAACTTCTTCAGCGGCGACACGGTCATTGTCGAAAACCTGCCCAACAGCGACACCACCAGCGGACATGGCACGCACGTCGCCGGCACGATCGCCGGACGCGGCACGGCCAGTGGCGGCTACTACACCGGTGTTGCGCCGGGCGCGCATCTGATCGGCATCGGCGCGGGCGATGCCCTGTTCATCCTCTTCGCGCTGCAGAGCTTCGACTATGTGCTGGCCAACGCCGCCAAATACAACATCAAAGTGATCTCCAACTCGTGGGGCAGCAGCGGCGCGTTCTCGCCCGGCGATCCGATCAACGTCGCCAGCAAGCTGGCGCATGATCAGGGCATTACTGTGGTCTTCGCCGCCGGCAACGAAGGGCCGGCTCAGAACACGCTCAATCCCTACGCGGTCGCGCCCTGGGTGATCGGCGTGGCGGCAGGCAACAAAGACGGCAAAACGCTGGCCGACTTCTCGTCGCGTGGCATTCCGGGCGATGCGCTCTACCATCCCACCATCACCGCGCCAGGCGTGAACATCGTCTCGACGCGCGGCCTGAACACCGTGCTGCCGGTGCTGGGCGTGACCGACGATGCCAGCATCAATCCGGCCTGGATCCCCTACTACACCACCATGAGCGGCACCTCGATGGCCACGCCGCATGTTTCCGGCGTGCTGGCGCTGATGCTCGAGGCCAATTCGCGCCTGGGACCGGACATCCTCAAGGATCTGCTGGTCAAGACCGCGACGCCAATGCCGGGTTATCAAGAGTTTGAAGTGGGCGCGGGCTACGTCAACGCCTACCAGGCGGTCGCCGAGGCGAAGATCACCTCGCCCAAGTATGGTCAGGTCAAGGGCAAGGACGGCAAGACCTACAAGACCATCAGCCAGACCATCACCTGGAACGGCGTGGTCGGTCCCTCGGTGGCGGATGTGTATCAGTCGGACTGGAAGGATGTGCAGGTGAGCGACCGGGCGATCAAGATGACGGTCAAGATCGCCTGGAGCAATCCGGTGGTTGATCTCGATCTGTACGTGTATGATCCCGCCGGCGCGCAGGAAGGTTCGTCGGCGCAGGGCCTGACCGCCGAAGAGCAGACCACCGTCACCACGCTGGACGGCAGTTATCTACCCGCGGGCACGCACCGCGTCGAAGCGCGCGGCTATCTGACGCTGGCCGAGGCCTATACCGGCAGCGCCACGATCGAGTACGTGGTGGGCCGCGGCAAGTAG